Proteins encoded together in one Ciona intestinalis chromosome 1, KH, whole genome shotgun sequence window:
- the LOC100175042 gene encoding 39S ribosomal protein L22, mitochondrial-like, producing the protein MLRNAAVLSSQVLNLTKVIETKVFWPVISRSIHTSFIVKGRKNPGQHKRIKAHSLTHEDKWTTDLETWTENNKMLYSPMDPEKGVRPAEIYYGRANVRYPPKKLYHVAYIVKGLNIDEAITHLGYINNKAARTIADVLREAQEHAVAEHNVEFKSNLHIVDSFAESSGAVKFPIYHARGRMALGKCRFSNYYCLLREGPAPPKRPKLTALEFGIVHLDELRNRKISDGL; encoded by the coding sequence ATGCTGAGAAATGCAGCCGTTCTATCCAGTCAAGTACTAAATCTAACGAAGGTTATCGAAACCAAAGTATTTTGGCCGGTTATCAGCAGAAGTATACACACTTCGTTTATTGTAAAAGGGCGGAAAAATCCTGGACAGCATAAACGTATTAAAGCTCATTCTCTTACCCACGAAGATAAATGGACAACCGATCTCGAAACATGGacagaaaacaacaaaatgctTTATTCCCCGATGGACCCTGAAAAAGGCGTGCGACCGGCAGAAATCTATTACGGACGTGCAAACGTACGATACCCACCTAAAAAGTTATACCATGTTGCTTATATTGTTAAGGGTCTTAACATAGACGAAGCAATTACACATCTCGGATATATCAACAACAAAGCAGCAAGGACAATAGCTGATGTACTGCGTGAGGCACAGGAACATGCAGTTGCAGAACATAATGTGGAATTCAAATCAAACCTTCACATTGTGGATTCATTCGCAGAATCTTCCGGTGCTGTCAAGTTTCCAATCTATCATGCCAGGGGGCGAATGGCGTTGGGTAAATGCagattttcaaattattactGTTTACTAAGAGAAGGGCCTGCTCCTCCAAAGAGACCAAAACTTACAGCACTTGAATTTGGAATTGTTCATTTAGATGAACTAAGGAATAGAAAGATATCTGATGGATTGTAA
- the zf(c2h2)-89 gene encoding zinc finger protein 782 encodes MNTSICFGHSTSDVIEHFSSHLLSTISATIFKLLERTQLLKQLYMFRPLTDVMEWKVVTTENSEDINKALSCLDDFVRQFRLDSRAAALEMLMFASSGNMADAVTQTNFPPVACVLGSELEGNVEEGTELPGDQFNKIHLVVHNENSVHTNFSPQEKSTKCEKKPKWLCNVCNKEFKCQSALTTHVRIHTGEKPFVCETCGASFVQKQSLIFHRKTHKHKEHTCETCGLTFTLLRGLREHLRTHTGDRPFVCDVCGRAYLRRTNLRDHQTTHSGEKRYKCQYCGKMFRKWCSKQKHERIHDSERPFPCSLCSKTFTQKYNLKVHMRTHEKCDSSSKLKAESPVL; translated from the exons ATGAATACAAGTATATGCTTTGGTCATTCCACAAGTGATGTCATTGAACATTTCTCATCTCATTTACTTTCCACTATCTCTGCAACCATCTTCAAGCTTTTGGAAAG aaCTCAATTGCTTAAACAACTCTACATGTTCCGACCACTGACTGATGTTATGGAATGGAAAGTTGTAACGACTGAGAACAGCGAGGATATTAACAAAGCACTGTCGTGCTTGGATGATTTTGTTCGCCAGTTCCGCTTGGACAGCCGAGCTGCTGCGTTAGAAATGCTCATGTTTGCAA gcTCCGGAAATATGGCCGATGCCGTCACACAAACAAATTTTCCTCCAGTGGCTTGTGTGTTGGGCAGTGAGTTGGAGGGAAATGTGGAAGAAGGTACTGAATTACCTGGTGATCAGTTCAACAAAATTCACCTGGTTGTTCACAATG AGAATAGTGTTCATACCAACTTCTCCCCTCAAGAAAAATCGACAAAATGTGAAAAGAAACCAAAATGGCTGTGCAATGTTTGTAACAAGGAATTTAAATG TCAATCTGCTTTAACAACTCATGTTCGAATCCATACTGGAGAAAAACCATTTGTTTGTGAGACGTGTGGTGCTTCGTTTGTGCAAAAGCAATCACTCATATTTCATCGCAAGACACACAAACATAAAGAACACACATGTGAAACTTGTGGATTGACTTTTACTTTGTTGCGAG GGTTACGGGAACACTTGCGTACCCATACCGGCGATCGCCCCTTTGTTTGTGACGTGTGTGGGCGCGCCTATCTACGCCGTACCAACCTACGTGATCATCAGACCACTCATTCAGGAGAGAAAAGATACAAATGCCAATACTGCGGGAAAATGTTCCGAAAATGGTgcagcaaacaaaaacacGAACGAATTCACGACAGCGAGCGACCATTCCCGTGCTCGCTTTGTTCGAAAACTTTTACTCAGAAATATAACCTTAAAGTACATATGCGCACGCACGAAAAATGCGATTCCAGCTCCAAGTTGAAAGCGGAATCCCCCGTGTTATGA
- the LOC100186817 gene encoding uncharacterized protein LOC100186817 yields the protein MHFNNCPRKSTQNMWSSVLLMLIVLQGMIMVCESVESETFCEVECTSRSPRLYKKRCLANGCLLTSLDHCATIYRAHPSGFVCNRMRGEFVCAMNGSTFMEIKRCSLCQKMHDQQTSGPNITQVEQSNCAT from the exons ATGCATTTCAACAATTGTCCGAGAAAATCGACACAAAATATGTGGTCCTCCGTTTTATTGATGTTGATCGTCTTACAAg GAATGATCATGGTTTGCGAGTCAGTGGAGAGTGAAACTTTCTGCGAGGTCGAATGCACGAGTCGGTCACCAAGGTTATATAAAAAACGATGCCTCGCAAACGGGTGTTTGCTCACGTCTTTG GACCATTGCGCGACGATATACAGGGCCCATCCGAGTGGTTTCGTATGCAACCGCATGCGTGGTGAATTCGTATGCGCTATGAACGGGTCGACTTTTATGGAAATCAAACGTTGTTCCCTATGCCAGAAAATGCACGACCAGCAAACTTCGGGTCCGAATATCACACAAGTAGAGCAAAGTAATTGCGCGACATGA